The nucleotide sequence TTTTTCTCCCTACCCGCAATAATCATGTTGTACTTGAACCGTCCTCGGTACACAGAACCATCGGGGCGTTTGCCATTCCAGGCAAACTCGTCCAATCGATCCCAGATGAAGACTAGCCGATGGAACAGAAGCGTATCCCCCTCGGCGCTCGTGATGGTGAAGCCCTCTGCGTCCACAACGCCCTCACTGACGTGCGGATAAAACAGGTCGTTGATGCCGTCGCCGTTAGGCGTGAAGGCATTGGGTACGTAAATGGATTCACTACCCATCTTGAAATCCACGGGCTGTACCCCGCAACAGGCTTCATATTCCTTGGGCAGGGTTACTTTGGGGTCTTCTATGTCATGGTCTGAGCAGCTTTGCAGGGTAAGGGCCAGTGCGATTAGGGAGAGGTAACTTCTCATAATTTTTGAGTTGGTTTAATGGTTGCGGTATTTACTGTTATCAAAAAGTTTTCGGTACTGTGATTGCAATACCTGACTGTCGGTTGGTGATTTTTCTACAGGTAGGGTTCTGCTGAAATACACTATTTCGTTTTGCCGGGTATCAAAAATTAGGGCAAACAAGGTAGAACTTGTCTTAACGGGTACGGGTGTGTACATGCCCAAAGTCAGCAGCCCGACACCCAACCCCTTGGCAATTTGTCCTCCATAATTCCCTTTCCGGCGGCCAAAGCCCGTACTAATTGTTGCCAAGGCGTAGCGCTGTTGACTATTTTCCAGCGCGGTGCGCAGAACGGGTGGTAGCTCAATGCCTTCGACTCTTTTGCCTTTCAATACCCGCATGAAGGTGTTGTTGATATCAATTTCCAGTTGCTGCCGTAGTTCGGGATCATTATTCTCGATTTTCCGAGTGGCCGCAAAAGGGTGGCTATTTTGAATGATCGAGTCTAGCAACTCCCTCGAAACGGATGACAGCGAATCGTTGTGAAATGGCCGATTGCCCTGCTGAATCAGACTGATATACGCCAGCGGCTCGAAATAACTTACTTCTCCTGCCTCGGAGGCCCTAAACGATTTGTTAATCATAGTTTTTGACGCGCAGGAGGTTAACAATGCGCCTAAGGCTAGCACTATTAGAGTTAGCTTCATATATATTCAATGTTACTCTTGTTTTTCACTCATTTTAATTAGAAATCGGTATTAGCAGGGTAGCCCAAGTTACGGATCAGAGGTCTGGAATGTTTATCAATTTACCAAAATCTGTTTTTCAAATATCAAGTTCAAATAAACTTCTTTTATCATCTAACAATAGTGAGACTATTACTTCAACTCCATCCAGGTCACAGAAAGTGAATCTCACTTGCTTTCCAACCCCAAATAATTGAGGTTGGTTACCTAAATTTCAAAACAAGCAAATTCTGAACTTAGGTACGCTGTACCTTTGCCATACCGAATTTTTAATAAAAACCACTTGATGCTGAGATTCTACCGAACTGCTATCCTTGTCCTGTTTTTACTCACCTCCATTCAAATCGCCAAAGCGCAGGGGTACATCATTATCAGCGGGAAAATCATTGACAAGACCACCCGTCAGCCTGTACCGTATGCGCACATTGGCGTAATGAGTAAAGGTACGGGTACCATTGCCAACGCACAGGGCGAATTTTACTACCGCTTTCCCAAAATCGCTGCCGAAGAAGACGTGACCGTGGCGCGCCTGGGCTACAAAAACCGGGCTCAGAAAGGAACTGGCTTCGTGTCGGGGGATAAGAACGTGGTGCTGGAACTGGAACGCGCGCAGCCCGTCATCGTGGATAGTGCCTATATCAAAGGTTTCGATGCGCGCGGCTGGGTGGTGGCAGCTTTGGGTAAGGTCGCTAAAAACTACACCGAAACGCCCATCATGATGACGGGCTTCTACCAGGAAACCCTGCAACAGAACGGCGATTACGTGGATATCCGGGAAGGCGTGCTGAAAGTGGAAAAAGACCCGCGCCCCAAGATTGAGGTACCTGAGAAGTTCCGTTTGCTACGGGGACGTAGGTTTGAAAGTACCAGTCGCCACAAAGCCCTGGATGAATACGAGTTTCCCAACGGAGCCGCCATCGTGACCCGCAGTCTGGAAACGGGCCTGCCCGATTATTTGTCGGGGAGCAATCTGGCCGATTACCGTTTTCAGCTGGATGATACCATCGCCTTTTACAATAACAAAGACGTATATCAAATCCATTTCCGGCCCGTGGGCCCGCAGGTAAAGGGCGCGCGCAACGGCATCATTTGCATCAACAAAGCCGATTCGGCCATCGTGCGTATTGCCTATGATTTTACGCCTGAGGGTATGGAGGAGGTATTCAAAAGTTCGATGAAAAGCGTGATGGGCAAAGTACTCGGCAAGAGTCGCCGCGAACCCAAACGTCTGAGCAGCTTCACCAACTACCTACCCTACGGCGACAAGTGGTACCTGCAGGATTCGCAACTGCTGATCCAGACCGATTTTATCGAAAAAAGTGAAACCATTACGGGTACCATCACGCTGCACTTCGTAGCGAACGACATTCTCAAAAGCAACGGCAACGCCGTACCGCCTACCGATCAACTACTCGACACATCCCTTTTTCCTTCACAAAGGATTCCCAAGTACGACGAAGTGTACTGGTCTAATTTCAACCACATCATCCCCTCGGCGGACATGCGGAAGATACTGGAAACGTTAAAAAAGTAGGATTATAAACTCTGGTCTATATTCACAAATACACAATCCCGGCGCTTTTACCGAGTCAGCTGCTTTCTGAGTCTGGCGGGTAAATGCGGCAGCGCCAGTACTTCGGCCAGGAGGTCAGCGTCGGCCTGGCGGGCCCGGATGAGTTGAAAAAGGGTCTGGATCGTGATCGTCGTATCGGCCGGCTCGACCAATTCTATCGGATCGCCTGCCTGAATAACGCCCGGCTCTACTACCCGGAAGTAGATTCCTGAGCGGCCCGCCTGAGTAAAGCGTCGTACCATTTGGGGATCATCGAAGCGGACGTTCAATTTGTAACACGGAAACCGGGGCTGCACCGCCCGGAGTTGAGCGGTACCTATTTGAAATAAATCGCCCACGCGAACCTCAGAATCTAATAGCCCTTCGGTGGTCAGATTCTCCCCGAACAGACCG is from Salmonirosea aquatica and encodes:
- a CDS encoding carboxypeptidase-like regulatory domain-containing protein, producing MLRFYRTAILVLFLLTSIQIAKAQGYIIISGKIIDKTTRQPVPYAHIGVMSKGTGTIANAQGEFYYRFPKIAAEEDVTVARLGYKNRAQKGTGFVSGDKNVVLELERAQPVIVDSAYIKGFDARGWVVAALGKVAKNYTETPIMMTGFYQETLQQNGDYVDIREGVLKVEKDPRPKIEVPEKFRLLRGRRFESTSRHKALDEYEFPNGAAIVTRSLETGLPDYLSGSNLADYRFQLDDTIAFYNNKDVYQIHFRPVGPQVKGARNGIICINKADSAIVRIAYDFTPEGMEEVFKSSMKSVMGKVLGKSRREPKRLSSFTNYLPYGDKWYLQDSQLLIQTDFIEKSETITGTITLHFVANDILKSNGNAVPPTDQLLDTSLFPSQRIPKYDEVYWSNFNHIIPSADMRKILETLKK
- a CDS encoding MOSC domain-containing protein, whose translation is MRIISVNVGLPRTVEWSGRQVTTAIFKQPVATPLALDQLNFTGDRQADLTVHGGPDKAIYAYDTAHYDYWRQHLDRADWAPGLFGENLTTEGLLDSEVRVGDLFQIGTAQLRAVQPRFPCYKLNVRFDDPQMVRRFTQAGRSGIYFRVVEPGVIQAGDPIELVEPADTTITIQTLFQLIRARQADADLLAEVLALPHLPARLRKQLTR